In one window of Leptospira hartskeerlii DNA:
- a CDS encoding DUF4105 domain-containing protein: protein MAETKKLWEDRYWILLLHYTKTTFGNWVSEADSPSFFLSGEGRQNPQEELLSSIGAFMTDISPPPEDKNWMHPACKFPERKRWIQEKLSIPDADFAKVDCSRFEKWFSTLDPKGAKIIFASYYMNAPASIFGHTLLKLDSGDPNRKEILEYSVNYAANADPESTNAIVYSIFGLFGGYPGTFSLFPYYVKIAEYNDMESRDLWEYELDLKEEEVRRMTRHLWELGTATFDYYFLDENCSYHLFSLIEVARPSLHLRNKAPFVIPGDTVKKYIEQAGLVKDIKYRPSLHSKIIQKLRKMNEDEIDLYKNVMKDGNISLLTNKEPDPKIRKSFLSDTILDSFRYKKAEGDSPKEWDQTYKQLLLFRSKLPTDYEDSGYSPITQSPHVGHGSSALYNEVGTSNLGNFIGFGYRAAVHDLLNTDQGYIPNSSVDYFSLKARYYQDSKKLHLEEFHIIRMLSLTPYNSLGRSVSYFVDSGADSSVYEKKGNKEDRKLLEWQALLRPEDLSYTLYRLDDVSKSEKYERVTNANVETTFGYSFQDQFSDGPKRFLFSAQAGAKVRYNGKYDTNAVVAPQIAAYWIANFDSFKAVLSLHYYTFSVYGIPDDYKAQLGFRYAIHANHELRLEAKAQRNYNEASFSYVYQF, encoded by the coding sequence TTGGCCGAGACCAAAAAACTTTGGGAAGATAGATACTGGATCCTTCTATTACATTATACTAAGACCACATTCGGGAACTGGGTGAGCGAAGCGGACTCTCCTTCTTTTTTTCTTTCCGGAGAAGGAAGACAAAATCCGCAAGAAGAGCTTCTTTCCTCAATCGGAGCTTTTATGACGGACATCTCCCCTCCTCCCGAGGATAAAAATTGGATGCATCCTGCATGTAAATTTCCGGAAAGAAAAAGATGGATCCAAGAAAAACTTTCCATTCCGGATGCCGATTTTGCAAAAGTAGATTGTTCAAGATTCGAGAAATGGTTCTCAACTTTGGACCCGAAGGGTGCGAAGATCATATTCGCTTCTTATTATATGAATGCTCCTGCTTCTATCTTTGGTCATACTCTTTTAAAATTGGACTCAGGAGATCCAAATCGAAAAGAAATTTTAGAATATTCCGTAAACTATGCGGCTAACGCAGATCCTGAGTCTACGAATGCAATTGTGTATTCCATATTTGGCTTGTTCGGCGGATATCCCGGAACATTCTCCTTATTTCCTTATTATGTTAAAATTGCAGAATATAACGATATGGAAAGTAGAGATCTTTGGGAATATGAACTGGATCTAAAAGAGGAAGAAGTCAGAAGAATGACAAGACATCTCTGGGAATTAGGTACCGCTACGTTCGATTATTATTTCCTAGACGAGAATTGTTCTTATCATCTATTTTCTTTGATAGAAGTAGCAAGGCCTAGTCTTCATCTCAGGAACAAAGCTCCGTTTGTGATCCCTGGAGATACTGTTAAAAAATATATAGAACAGGCTGGTCTTGTAAAGGATATCAAATATAGGCCTTCTCTACATAGTAAAATTATACAAAAACTCAGAAAGATGAACGAGGATGAAATAGATCTTTATAAAAATGTAATGAAGGATGGGAATATCTCTCTTTTGACAAATAAAGAACCTGATCCTAAGATCAGAAAGTCTTTTCTTTCAGATACTATCTTGGATTCATTTCGTTATAAAAAAGCGGAAGGTGATTCTCCTAAAGAATGGGACCAGACCTACAAACAATTACTCTTGTTCAGAAGTAAACTTCCGACAGACTATGAGGATTCCGGATATTCTCCGATTACACAAAGTCCTCATGTGGGCCACGGCAGTTCCGCATTGTATAACGAAGTCGGAACGTCTAACTTAGGAAATTTTATAGGCTTCGGTTATAGGGCGGCGGTTCACGATCTTTTGAATACGGACCAGGGTTATATTCCGAATTCCTCCGTGGATTATTTTTCTCTCAAGGCAAGATATTACCAAGATTCAAAAAAACTACATCTGGAAGAGTTCCATATAATTCGAATGCTTTCCCTAACTCCTTATAATTCTTTGGGTCGTTCCGTTTCTTATTTTGTGGATTCTGGAGCGGATTCTTCCGTGTATGAAAAAAAAGGGAACAAAGAAGACAGAAAACTATTGGAATGGCAGGCCCTACTCCGACCTGAAGATCTATCTTATACTCTTTATAGATTGGATGATGTTTCTAAATCGGAAAAATATGAAAGAGTCACAAATGCAAACGTAGAAACCACTTTCGGTTATAGTTTTCAGGACCAATTTTCAGATGGACCGAAACGTTTTTTATTTTCCGCTCAGGCAGGAGCAAAAGTAAGATATAACGGTAAATATGATACGAATGCAGTTGTGGCTCCTCAGATCGCGGCTTATTGGATCGCCAATTTCGATTCTTTTAAAGCGGTGCTATCTTTGCATTATTATACTTTTTCAGTCTATGGGATCCCGGACGATTATAAGGCACAATTAGGATTTCGTTATGCGATCCATGCCAATCACGAATTGAGATTAGAGGCAAAAGCCCAAAGGAATTATAATGAAGCCAGCTTCTCTTACGTATATCAATTTTAA
- a CDS encoding DUF3015 family protein, translated as MKRILAVSLFLALVASPLYVASAKHGAAGCGLGSIVISENKKVHQVIAATVNGTLGNQTFGISTGTLGCETSGFTQKQVEQQIFVHMNFQSLEQEFAKGSGEKMEAFASLMGCSDMGTFGKVGKEKFSALFDQNTPDSFLEKMRFEVATNSALVGSCKI; from the coding sequence ATGAAAAGAATATTAGCAGTATCTCTATTTCTCGCTTTAGTAGCTTCTCCACTTTACGTAGCTTCCGCTAAACACGGCGCTGCAGGATGTGGTTTAGGTTCCATCGTGATCTCCGAGAACAAAAAAGTTCACCAAGTGATCGCGGCTACCGTAAACGGAACTCTTGGAAACCAGACTTTCGGGATTTCCACAGGGACTTTAGGATGTGAAACCAGCGGTTTTACCCAAAAACAAGTCGAGCAACAGATCTTTGTTCACATGAACTTCCAATCTTTGGAGCAAGAATTTGCTAAAGGTTCCGGTGAAAAAATGGAAGCTTTCGCTTCTTTGATGGGCTGTTCCGATATGGGAACTTTCGGAAAAGTAGGAAAAGAAAAATTCTCCGCACTTTTCGACCAAAATACTCCGGATTCCTTTTTGGAAAAAATGAGATTCGAAGTAGCAACCAACTCCGCTTTAGTCGGAAGTTGCAAAATCTGA
- a CDS encoding DUF3015 domain-containing protein — MKKELLSIGLVGLLCLSSGISVSAADYGVAGCGLGSLVFKENKGGQQVLAATTNGTSANQTFGITTGTSGCATDGLVHKEKMQEVFVSLNFNSLETEMAQGRGEKLEALSGLLGCSTNGIAQLGEYTKSNYDVLYTQETTPSSLLSAVKDGIRKDSALSKSCKI, encoded by the coding sequence ATGAAAAAAGAACTTCTATCGATAGGATTAGTCGGATTACTCTGCTTGTCCTCGGGAATTTCAGTCTCCGCCGCAGATTACGGTGTAGCCGGCTGTGGGCTTGGATCTCTGGTTTTTAAAGAGAACAAAGGCGGCCAACAAGTTTTAGCAGCCACTACCAACGGTACTTCGGCAAACCAAACTTTCGGTATCACCACCGGAACTTCAGGATGTGCTACCGACGGATTAGTCCATAAAGAAAAAATGCAGGAAGTATTCGTTTCTCTTAACTTCAATTCTTTGGAAACAGAAATGGCCCAAGGAAGAGGAGAGAAGTTAGAAGCACTTTCAGGACTTCTAGGCTGTTCCACAAACGGAATCGCTCAATTGGGAGAATACACTAAATCCAATTACGATGTATTGTATACCCAAGAGACCACTCCTTCTTCTTTACTCAGCGCGGTAAAAGACGGGATCAGAAAAGACTCAGCACTTTCTAAGAGCTGTAAAATTTAA
- a CDS encoding TRL-like family protein has product MFLYLAEKFSDQKHHAKLSENKQKSNIVTEIDSMRKIMLLAAALVLVSVSNCLPIVYGSLYTNVTDNATIFNRDNSQKDGIGEKSGEACASSILALIATGDAGIKAAAKKGGIKVVKSIDFNRSNVLGSVYVSNCTIAYGD; this is encoded by the coding sequence ATGTTTTTATATCTTGCCGAAAAATTTTCGGATCAAAAACATCACGCAAAACTAAGCGAAAATAAACAAAAAAGTAATATAGTCACGGAGATAGATTCGATGAGAAAAATCATGTTATTAGCTGCTGCGTTAGTATTGGTTTCTGTATCCAATTGCCTTCCAATTGTTTACGGATCTTTATACACCAACGTAACCGACAACGCGACCATCTTCAACAGAGACAACTCTCAAAAAGATGGAATCGGTGAAAAATCAGGAGAAGCTTGTGCATCTTCTATTTTAGCATTGATCGCTACAGGTGATGCAGGTATTAAAGCTGCTGCTAAAAAAGGCGGGATCAAAGTGGTTAAATCCATTGATTTCAACAGATCCAACGTTCTTGGATCCGTTTACGTTTCCAACTGTACGATAGCTTACGGAGATTAA
- a CDS encoding sodium-translocating pyrophosphatase: protein MNSVTIILAFAFLAILTAVVYALKVTRIQIGTEGGKDAESKKLIEISSAISEGAMAFLVREYKTISLFIAFMAVLIFFLLDNPETPDFNDGLFTAIAFVSGALISCLSGFIGMKIATIGNVRTAQAAKTSMTKAFRVAFDSGAVMGFGLVGLAVSGMIGLFLLYTHLFQNVGTLFLMESLAGFGLGGSAVALFGRVGGGIYTKAADVGADLVGKVEKGIPEDDPRNPATIADNVGDNVGDVAGMGADLFGSCAEATCAALVIGATATALSGNTDALLYPLLISAFGIPASLLTSFIASVKEGGNVEKVLKIQLWVSTLIVGVIMYFVTDKYMVDSFEIAGKTIGKWNVFISLVVGLFSGMFIGLITEYYTSHSYKPVREVVNASKTGAATNIIYGLALGYQSSVVPVILLVITIVTANILAGMYGIAIAALGMISTIAIGLTIDAYGPVSDNAGGIAEMAELGKEVRNRTDTLDAAGNTTAAIGKGFAIGSAALTSLALFAAFITRTKTTGLDILDAEVFGGLLFGAMLPFVFTAMTMKSVGKAAVDMVEEVRKQFREIPGIMEGKAKPDYKRCVDISTTAALREMILPGLLVLLTPIVVGYLFGIKSLSGVLAGALVAGVVLAISSANSGGGWDNAKKYIEKAAGGKGSDQHKAAVVGDTVGDPLKDTSGPSINILIKLMAITSLVFAEFFVQHGGLLLRLFQ, encoded by the coding sequence ATGAATTCGGTAACCATTATTCTGGCTTTTGCCTTCCTGGCTATTTTGACCGCCGTAGTATACGCATTGAAGGTCACCAGGATCCAAATCGGAACTGAGGGCGGAAAGGATGCAGAATCCAAGAAATTGATCGAAATTTCTTCCGCAATCTCCGAAGGCGCTATGGCCTTTCTAGTGAGAGAATATAAGACCATTTCTCTCTTCATCGCCTTTATGGCAGTTCTGATCTTCTTCCTTTTGGACAATCCGGAAACTCCGGATTTTAACGACGGGTTGTTTACTGCGATTGCTTTCGTGTCAGGGGCCCTGATCTCCTGCCTTTCCGGTTTTATCGGAATGAAGATCGCGACCATCGGAAACGTTCGTACTGCGCAAGCTGCTAAAACTTCCATGACCAAGGCTTTCAGAGTTGCTTTCGATTCTGGCGCGGTAATGGGTTTCGGGTTGGTTGGTCTTGCAGTTTCCGGAATGATCGGACTTTTCCTGCTTTATACTCATTTATTCCAAAACGTAGGAACTCTTTTCCTTATGGAATCTCTGGCCGGTTTCGGTCTGGGTGGTTCCGCTGTGGCTCTTTTCGGAAGAGTGGGCGGAGGAATTTACACCAAAGCCGCCGACGTTGGTGCCGACCTGGTTGGTAAGGTAGAAAAGGGAATCCCTGAGGATGATCCTAGAAACCCTGCGACTATCGCGGATAACGTGGGAGATAACGTGGGAGACGTTGCCGGTATGGGTGCTGACCTTTTTGGTTCCTGCGCTGAGGCTACTTGTGCCGCTCTTGTGATCGGTGCGACTGCTACTGCTCTTTCCGGAAATACTGACGCTCTTTTATATCCACTTTTGATCTCCGCTTTCGGGATCCCAGCTTCTCTTTTAACTTCCTTCATCGCTTCCGTGAAAGAAGGAGGAAATGTGGAGAAGGTCCTAAAGATCCAACTTTGGGTTTCTACTCTGATCGTAGGTGTGATCATGTATTTTGTAACTGATAAATACATGGTGGATTCTTTCGAGATCGCGGGCAAAACAATCGGTAAATGGAATGTATTCATTTCATTGGTTGTAGGTTTGTTCTCGGGAATGTTCATCGGTTTGATCACTGAGTATTATACTTCTCATTCTTATAAACCTGTAAGAGAAGTGGTGAATGCCTCTAAAACTGGAGCTGCTACAAACATCATCTACGGACTTGCTTTAGGTTATCAAAGTTCTGTGGTTCCTGTGATCCTTCTCGTTATCACGATCGTTACTGCTAATATTTTGGCGGGAATGTATGGGATCGCAATTGCTGCTCTCGGAATGATTTCCACTATTGCAATCGGATTGACTATCGACGCTTACGGTCCGGTTTCGGATAACGCGGGCGGTATCGCTGAGATGGCGGAACTCGGAAAAGAAGTTCGTAATCGTACGGATACCTTAGATGCTGCCGGTAATACTACTGCTGCTATCGGAAAAGGATTTGCGATCGGTTCTGCTGCTCTTACTTCCTTAGCATTGTTTGCTGCATTCATTACCAGAACTAAAACTACTGGTCTCGATATCCTAGACGCGGAAGTTTTCGGCGGATTACTTTTCGGAGCTATGCTTCCATTCGTTTTCACTGCTATGACTATGAAATCAGTAGGTAAAGCTGCTGTAGACATGGTAGAAGAAGTAAGAAAACAATTCCGCGAGATCCCAGGGATCATGGAAGGAAAAGCAAAGCCTGATTACAAAAGATGTGTGGATATTTCCACCACTGCGGCGTTAAGAGAAATGATCCTTCCTGGACTTTTAGTTCTTTTAACTCCGATCGTAGTAGGTTACTTATTCGGAATTAAATCTTTGTCCGGTGTTTTAGCTGGAGCATTGGTAGCAGGTGTGGTTCTTGCAATCTCTTCTGCAAACTCTGGTGGTGGCTGGGACAACGCTAAAAAATATATCGAAAAAGCTGCCGGTGGAAAAGGTTCAGACCAACACAAGGCCGCAGTTGTAGGTGATACCGTAGGAGATCCTTTAAAAGATACTTCCGGTCCTTCTATCAATATTTTGATTAAGTTGATGGCGATCACAAGCTTAGTGTTTGCGGAATTTTTCGTACAACACGGCGGATTATTGCTTCGCTTATTCCAATAA
- a CDS encoding GNAT family N-acetyltransferase: MSEKLLEIRPILPQNREAAIELVNQFFRMVNKLPLDGIFKIRPRAAAKMVDIYLKLRATDKVLFIGGFVEEELVSLLIARVEEKPYLIEEKNLFIDLAITKQGKRKSGYMKPLVEETFRYAKEKGILAVELRAISENEGAVEFWKKMGFDPFYVRFRKSV, encoded by the coding sequence ATGTCTGAGAAACTTTTGGAGATACGACCAATCCTCCCCCAAAATAGGGAGGCTGCAATTGAATTAGTAAATCAATTTTTCAGAATGGTCAATAAACTCCCCTTAGATGGAATATTTAAGATCCGTCCTAGAGCCGCCGCTAAAATGGTGGACATCTACCTAAAACTCAGAGCCACAGACAAAGTATTATTTATCGGCGGATTTGTAGAAGAAGAACTTGTCTCTCTCCTAATCGCAAGAGTGGAAGAAAAACCATATCTTATTGAGGAGAAGAACTTATTCATAGACCTGGCTATTACCAAACAAGGTAAAAGAAAGTCCGGCTATATGAAACCTCTCGTAGAAGAAACGTTCCGATATGCAAAAGAAAAAGGTATCTTAGCTGTAGAATTAAGAGCAATTTCTGAGAACGAGGGCGCGGTTGAATTCTGGAAGAAAATGGGATTCGATCCGTTCTATGTGAGATTCAGGAAATCCGTGTAG
- a CDS encoding glycine--tRNA ligase, translating into MEKKETLDSSLKDIVSVCKRRGFVYPGSEIYGGLSNTFDYGPYGAELLHNLKRLWWKHFVHLREDVVGLDSSILLNPKVWEASGHVSNFNDPLIDCKNCKTRIRADKFLEDQKGEGAATGLTLEKMNEVIKAGNFACPNCGNRGTFTEARDFNLMFKTSHGASAEDSQDIYLRPETAQGIFINFKNVISTTRNKIPFGIAQIGKSFRNEIMARQFVFRTREFEQMEMEFFCEPGTQKEWFSHWVDYCVKFLTDHLGLKKENLKIREHEKEELSFYSEATSDIEYKYGFGWGELWGIASRTDYDLSQHEKFSGEDLKYQDQAANKKYIPYVVEPALGLNRLFLAVVSDAYAEEKLPDGETRTVLRFAPQVAPVKIGIFPLMKKDGLPELAKSIYANLSSLGNLEYDEGGAIGKRYRRQDEIGTPYCITVDYDSLTDKSVTVRERDSMSQERVSIDSLKSYFANKIL; encoded by the coding sequence ATGGAGAAAAAAGAAACCTTAGATTCCTCTCTCAAGGATATTGTATCCGTTTGTAAAAGAAGAGGATTTGTTTATCCCGGATCTGAAATTTACGGAGGACTTTCCAACACCTTCGACTATGGCCCTTACGGAGCCGAACTTCTCCATAACTTAAAAAGACTCTGGTGGAAACATTTTGTCCACTTGAGAGAAGACGTTGTCGGATTGGATTCTTCTATCCTTCTCAACCCGAAAGTATGGGAAGCATCCGGACACGTTTCTAATTTTAACGACCCACTCATTGATTGTAAAAATTGTAAAACTCGCATCAGAGCGGACAAATTTTTGGAAGACCAAAAAGGAGAAGGTGCCGCAACAGGATTGACCCTGGAAAAAATGAACGAGGTCATCAAGGCAGGAAATTTTGCCTGTCCGAATTGCGGTAATAGAGGTACATTCACTGAAGCAAGGGACTTCAATCTAATGTTCAAAACTTCTCATGGAGCTTCCGCAGAAGATTCACAAGATATTTATCTTCGTCCGGAAACCGCCCAAGGTATTTTTATCAATTTTAAGAACGTTATCTCCACCACCAGGAACAAGATCCCATTCGGTATCGCTCAAATTGGAAAATCATTCCGCAATGAGATCATGGCAAGACAGTTCGTATTCCGTACGAGAGAATTCGAACAAATGGAGATGGAATTCTTCTGCGAACCAGGCACCCAAAAAGAATGGTTCTCTCATTGGGTGGACTACTGTGTTAAATTTTTAACGGATCATCTGGGTTTAAAAAAAGAAAACCTGAAGATCAGAGAACATGAGAAGGAAGAACTTTCCTTTTATAGCGAAGCCACTTCCGACATAGAATACAAATATGGATTCGGATGGGGAGAACTTTGGGGAATCGCTTCCAGAACGGATTATGATCTTTCCCAACATGAAAAATTCTCCGGAGAAGATCTGAAATACCAAGACCAAGCTGCTAACAAAAAGTATATACCTTATGTGGTAGAACCTGCACTCGGCTTAAATCGTTTATTCTTAGCGGTTGTTTCTGACGCTTATGCAGAGGAAAAATTGCCGGATGGAGAAACAAGAACTGTTCTACGCTTTGCTCCTCAGGTCGCTCCTGTGAAGATAGGGATTTTTCCACTCATGAAAAAAGACGGACTTCCTGAACTCGCAAAATCGATTTATGCAAATCTATCTTCTTTAGGGAATTTAGAATACGATGAAGGCGGCGCTATCGGAAAAAGATACCGCAGACAAGATGAGATCGGAACTCCATATTGTATCACAGTGGATTATGATTCTTTGACGGACAAATCCGTTACTGTAAGAGAAAGAGATAGTATGTCTCAAGAAAGAGTTTCAATCGATTCTTTGAAGTCTTACTTTGCAAATAAAATCCTTTAA
- a CDS encoding TonB C-terminal domain-containing protein encodes MKKEISQKEKLVFWGINFLSWTSPISMIGFGIFFPLGVIFLFPKEDRVRRPAFHSVFLQVVLGLFLFSLELLFLIFPKAEEIFSAFVLLSSEDSSAFGFTVLTLMFFLGLAVFFLQAKHIRERLRPEDPRPLILNPVIVFLTVFCLILFTHYLTYSDTFRAKMATFAVFSESVWIFFFTAIGLAELLSGKRPFFLFRRPWAWFVRQTRDSFAEEEGDLPTSARKRKNAKVRDGILAGWGHIYTGRLWKGFPILFVYLLGLLLFATFFFSWWEPALGIRFLASLGLKPGLSDKKFFEVASSIWVWSAILTTLVLINVFSGWLLRKSFRSQTPLLGLSPGFENNLGLSVLVHLIVICLILLMPTTIAFQKESKSRPTDHFTPENHAEFYFIDPNLPDEVKGLNGGVITGTDTPNSTQGEKIPEEKPSDEGRVKGEVKKIKGKKLPPTYSNYISAKMRTFESFMDYWRSAPRNYSCVVAYTITPDGEVVDVELVQNSPYPEQDQRTLELIENLSPMMPPPGTKGYIRVTELFWNGPLDAKAMPTPLQQELVNMFDGRYMEEL; translated from the coding sequence ATGAAAAAGGAAATTTCGCAGAAGGAAAAATTAGTCTTTTGGGGGATCAATTTTCTCTCTTGGACCTCTCCTATTTCCATGATTGGGTTCGGCATTTTTTTTCCTTTGGGAGTCATCTTCCTATTCCCGAAAGAGGATAGGGTCCGGAGGCCGGCATTCCATTCCGTTTTTCTACAAGTGGTCTTAGGACTATTTTTATTCTCTCTCGAACTTCTATTTCTAATTTTCCCCAAAGCGGAAGAGATATTTTCCGCATTTGTTCTGCTCAGCTCCGAAGATTCAAGTGCATTCGGCTTTACTGTATTGACCCTAATGTTCTTCCTAGGGCTCGCTGTATTTTTCCTTCAGGCAAAACATATTCGAGAAAGATTAAGACCGGAAGATCCGAGACCTCTTATTTTAAATCCAGTCATAGTCTTTCTAACAGTATTCTGTTTAATTCTATTCACTCATTATTTAACATATTCAGATACATTCCGGGCGAAGATGGCTACATTCGCAGTCTTTTCGGAAAGTGTCTGGATCTTCTTTTTTACTGCGATCGGACTCGCAGAACTTTTATCCGGCAAAAGACCATTCTTCTTATTCCGCAGACCTTGGGCTTGGTTTGTAAGACAGACTAGAGATTCGTTTGCGGAGGAAGAAGGTGATCTGCCTACCTCTGCCAGAAAACGTAAGAACGCGAAAGTACGAGATGGGATCTTAGCCGGTTGGGGACACATTTACACCGGGCGTTTATGGAAAGGATTTCCGATCCTGTTCGTGTATTTGCTCGGGTTATTATTATTCGCTACATTCTTCTTTTCCTGGTGGGAACCTGCTCTGGGGATCCGCTTTTTGGCAAGTTTAGGTCTGAAGCCTGGGCTCTCAGATAAAAAGTTTTTCGAAGTTGCTTCTTCTATTTGGGTTTGGTCTGCGATCCTAACTACATTAGTTTTAATTAACGTATTTTCCGGATGGTTACTTCGGAAATCCTTCCGTTCTCAAACTCCGCTCTTGGGTTTGAGCCCAGGCTTCGAAAACAATCTTGGATTGAGTGTTCTTGTTCACTTAATAGTGATCTGTTTGATCTTACTTATGCCAACGACGATCGCTTTCCAAAAAGAAAGTAAGTCCCGTCCGACAGATCATTTTACGCCGGAGAATCATGCTGAATTTTATTTTATAGATCCGAATCTTCCGGACGAGGTGAAAGGACTGAACGGTGGGGTCATTACCGGAACGGACACGCCTAATAGCACTCAAGGTGAAAAAATCCCCGAGGAAAAACCTTCTGACGAAGGAAGAGTGAAGGGAGAAGTTAAAAAGATCAAAGGTAAAAAACTTCCTCCTACATATTCTAATTATATTTCCGCGAAGATGAGAACGTTCGAATCTTTTATGGATTATTGGAGAAGCGCTCCTCGAAATTATTCCTGTGTTGTAGCTTATACGATCACTCCTGACGGAGAAGTTGTGGATGTGGAACTTGTACAAAATTCTCCTTATCCTGAACAAGACCAAAGAACCTTGGAGTTGATAGAGAACTTATCTCCAATGATGCCTCCTCCTGGAACTAAAGGATATATCCGAGTCACCGAACTTTTCTGGAACGGACCTTTGGATGCAAAAGCGATGCCGACTCCTTTACAACAAGAACTTGTGAATATGTTCGACGGTCGTTATATGGAGGAATTATGA
- a CDS encoding PrsW family glutamic-type intramembrane protease, whose translation MSLEVILLAIASIFPWGFYIIYTQPDTGREKRFFFIIFFALLLGWISTELVLRASAWIWPETEINTKVAKSILSQTAFLAFVKAGMMEELCKSLLIVALSLTLAYDWKKKEFLPETFLVGGFVALGFAGIENYHYILTAKEDDRIHTFILRTLKSSNAHLLINLCFALCLIKSNKRQIPEKYWYILSGFLLAVVQHGLFDFFVIPVGRFGHWAATALFVGIWVWIVRDRRVYMKEEKIYKINKEEHPQSVPEIIR comes from the coding sequence ATGAGTTTAGAAGTAATTCTTCTTGCGATCGCAAGTATTTTCCCTTGGGGATTTTATATTATCTATACTCAACCTGATACAGGCAGAGAAAAACGTTTCTTTTTTATAATATTCTTCGCATTACTTTTGGGTTGGATCTCTACTGAATTGGTACTTAGAGCAAGCGCCTGGATTTGGCCCGAAACCGAGATCAACACTAAGGTAGCAAAATCGATTCTATCTCAGACCGCATTTCTCGCATTTGTGAAAGCAGGAATGATGGAAGAATTATGTAAATCTCTTCTGATCGTAGCATTATCTCTGACATTAGCTTATGATTGGAAGAAGAAGGAATTCCTTCCGGAAACATTTTTAGTGGGTGGATTTGTAGCATTAGGTTTTGCCGGAATAGAAAACTATCATTATATTCTAACCGCGAAAGAAGATGATCGGATCCACACTTTTATTTTAAGAACATTGAAATCTTCGAATGCACATTTGCTCATCAATCTTTGTTTTGCGCTCTGTCTGATCAAAAGTAATAAAAGACAAATCCCGGAAAAGTATTGGTACATTCTTTCCGGATTTTTACTCGCAGTGGTTCAACATGGGCTGTTCGATTTTTTTGTGATCCCTGTTGGACGTTTCGGACATTGGGCGGCGACGGCACTATTCGTAGGGATCTGGGTCTGGATCGTGAGAGACAGAAGAGTGTATATGAAAGAAGAAAAGATCTATAAAATAAATAAAGAAGAACATCCCCAATCGGTTCCAGAGATAATCCGTTGA
- a CDS encoding 50S ribosomal protein L11 methyltransferase codes for MKYKEIRVSIPKDFAEEFSAYLDEWQVAGYYEILFDREEPRKPGEEIISDNTPIRVYLAEDDIQSEAKIWIYLQTVAPGDSFAESRWIETKEYEEAYKEFYKPFSVGVFWVVPTWEKEDWEKNKKLEQEGSLPVYINPGLAFGTGHHETTRLVLSRLGSIDLKGKKVADIGAGSGILSVAAAKLDASKIIAVDIDPNAVRSSTFNRDENGISDQVLVVEEGGFDHPQVSSEKFDLCVANITFAVLKANMEKIAGLHTDHFLFSGVITERKEEFLELLSSQVGGKSVYETSWNGWELIEWTRKGP; via the coding sequence TTGAAATATAAAGAAATCAGAGTTTCCATTCCGAAAGATTTTGCGGAAGAGTTTTCCGCGTACTTGGACGAATGGCAGGTTGCAGGATATTACGAGATCCTATTCGATAGAGAAGAACCCAGAAAGCCCGGCGAAGAAATTATTTCTGACAATACTCCGATCAGAGTGTATCTGGCGGAAGACGATATTCAATCGGAAGCCAAAATTTGGATCTATTTACAAACGGTCGCCCCTGGAGATTCATTTGCTGAATCCAGATGGATAGAAACAAAAGAATACGAAGAAGCCTATAAAGAATTTTACAAACCGTTTTCAGTCGGAGTTTTCTGGGTAGTGCCTACCTGGGAAAAAGAAGATTGGGAAAAAAACAAAAAGTTAGAACAAGAAGGTTCTCTTCCAGTATATATAAACCCAGGGCTTGCTTTTGGAACAGGACATCACGAAACCACTCGTTTGGTTTTGTCCAGACTAGGCTCCATAGATCTGAAAGGAAAGAAGGTCGCAGATATTGGCGCAGGTTCCGGGATCTTGTCCGTGGCAGCGGCAAAATTAGACGCATCTAAAATTATAGCTGTGGATATAGACCCTAATGCAGTACGTTCTTCTACATTTAATAGGGACGAAAACGGGATCTCGGATCAAGTTTTAGTGGTAGAAGAAGGAGGATTCGATCATCCGCAAGTTTCTTCCGAAAAATTCGATCTATGCGTGGCAAATATTACTTTCGCTGTTTTAAAGGCGAATATGGAAAAGATCGCAGGACTTCATACGGATCATTTTTTATTTAGCGGCGTGATCACAGAAAGAAAGGAAGAATTTCTGGAACTACTGTCTTCTCAAGTAGGAGGTAAATCTGTATATGAGACCTCCTGGAATGGATGGGAATTGATAGAATGGACACGCAAAGGCCCATAA